A stretch of Aedes aegypti strain LVP_AGWG chromosome 2, AaegL5.0 Primary Assembly, whole genome shotgun sequence DNA encodes these proteins:
- the LOC5569869 gene encoding P protein isoform X3, whose amino-acid sequence MRLKSARKSFSRHKHKHGLEFPQPSEVTEASLELWRTLPTKIRQDPSMVSFQQVELEHARLHASIHGYSRGPSPVEANFCRLAGDDHEDSFPDIQPMDDDEDGEEEEDEDDEDNGNEFITINVTNEQGVNKELEHIKEKKEIPKPHVHHLAGHYIGNITPPKHEDIDTGQNHLDEDHPFRKYSKIICLFITWMVIIAFLVVKDEKLVHAKQLSIPAGKTRPYILPKLPLSSKVKFSFEGTFLGEQYTNITEHYLTIYLQSLTSTLEGNDSELLNSDSVHNISDPWHVPIVHPYLFDSAPIIKKQHSFDISDNNFERIHAQSSAVRMMVKSNIKASFPISVKYDQSPVNRDIGVIYAAFVLIFLYALIIWEVVHRTFAAVIASTLAISILAALDDRPTMEDIVGWIDVETILLLFSMMILVAILAETGIFDFLAVYIYKITNGKIWNLIHCLCICTTLISSFLDNVTTVLLMAPITIRLCEVMDMNPVPVLMAITVHANIGGTMTPVGDPPNIIITSNQYILKHGVTFLTFTAHMMVGVIIVVIATNIHLRLKYKNINNLRMHEPKELKELRRNIKVWERAAGKIPPYSKDANIVRETLMKKVRLLRHELKKKMTKGSVPEDLYRTTLEELQKEHPIKNKGLLIKSGVVCAFIISLFFLESIPELRRMSSGWAALLGVMLLLIISDKNDMDAVLSRIEWPTLLFFAAMFTLMEAVERMGLIDWIGHATESIIQSVSEDLRLAVAIIIILWISALTSAFVDSIPVTAMMVKIVVALSEKSTLGLPLQPLVWALAFGPCLGGNGTLVGASANVICAGIAEQHGYRFSFMDYFKLGFPIMLVSVIVTTGYLIMAHVVFAWH is encoded by the exons GCGATGACCACGAGGATTCCTTTCCGGATATACAACCGATGGATGACGACGAGGACGGGGAGGAAGAGGAGGATGAGGACGATGAGGATAACGGAAACGAGTTCATCACCATCAATGTCACCAACGAGCAGGGTGTCAACAAGGAGCTGGAGCACATTAAGGAGAAGAA GGAAATTCCGAAGCCGCACGTGCATCACCTGGCGGGGCACTACATCGGCAACATTACTCCACCGAAGCACGAGGACATCGACACCGGACAAAACCACCTGGACGAGGATCATCCCTTCCGCAAGTACTCCAAGATCATCTGCCTGTTCATCACGTGGATGGTGATCATCGCTTTCCTGGTGGTCAAGGACGAAAAACTGGTCCACGCCAAGCAACTGTCGATTCCGGCCGGCAAAACTAGGCCCTATATCCTGCCCAAGTTACCACTCAGTTCCAAGGTTAAGTTCTCCTTCGAGGGAACGTTTCTCGGTGAGCAATACACCAACATTACGGAGCACTATTTGACCATTTACTTGCAATCGCTCACGTCGACTCTGGAGGGTAATGATAGTGAACTGCTGAATTCGGATTCTGTGCACAATATTAGCGATCCCTGGCACGTACCCATCGTTCATCCATATCTGTTTGACAGTGCGCCAATCATTAAGAAGCAGCACAGCTTCGATATCAGCGATAACAATTTCGAGCGGATTCATGCGCAGAGTAGCGCGGTCCGGATGATGGTTAAGAGCAATATAAAGGCTAGTTTCCCAATTAGTGTAAAGTATGATCAGAGTCCCGTCAATCGAGACATAGGAGTGATCTACGCTGcatttgtattgattttcttGTACGCTTTGATCATCTGGGAGGTGGTTCATCGGACGTTTGCGGCAGTGATCGCATCGACACTGgccatctcgatcctggcggcTCTGGATGATCGGCCCACGATGGAGGACATTGTCGGCTGGATCGACGTGGAGACGATCCTGTTGCTGTTTTCGATGATGATCTTGGTGGCCATCCTGGCAGAGACGGGCATTTTTGACTTTTTGGCTGTTTATATCTATAAG ATTACCAACGGTAAAATTTGGAACCTTATTCACTGTTTATGCATATGTACTACTCTGATCTCTTCTTTCCTGGACAATGTAACTACGGTGCTTCTGATGGCTCCAATAACTATAAG ATTATGCGAGGTCATGGACATGAATCCGGTACCGGTGCTGATGGCCATTACCGTCCACGCCAATATCGGAGGAACGATGACCCCGGTAGGCGATCCACCAAACATCATCATCACGTCGAACCAGTACATTTTGAAACAC GGTGTTACATTTTTGACCTTTACTGCTCACATGATGGTCGGCGTGATCATAGTCGTAATTGCAACAAACATCCATCTGCGACTGAAGTACAAGAACATCAATAACCTTCGAATGCACGAGCCTAAGGAACTGAAGGAGCTGAGACGCAACATCAAGGTTTGGGAACGGGCTGCTGGCAAGATTCCCCCGTATTCGAAGGATGCCAACATCGTGCGGGAAACGTTGATGAAGAAGGTTCGGCTGCTGCGGCATGAGCTGAAGAAGAAAATGACCAAAGGCAGCGTGCCGGAGGATCTGTACCGAACGACCTTGGAGGAACTGCAGAAGGAACACCCCATCAAGAACAAGGGACTGCTGATAAAGTCCGGAGTGGTGTGTGCCTTCATCATTTCGCTGTTCTTCCTCGAGTCCATTCCGGAACTTCGGCGAATGTCTTCTGGGTGGGCAGCGTTGCTGGGTGTGATGCTCTTGCTGATCATCTCCGATAA AAACGACATGGACGCCGTTCTGTCGCGTATCGAATGGCCAACACTGCTCTTCTTTGCTGCCATGTTCACACTGATGGAGGCCGTTGAACGGATGGGACTGATCGACTGGATCGGTCATGCTACGGAGTCAATTATCCAATCGGTATCGGAGGATTTAAGGCTGGCGGTGGCCATAATAATTATTCTGTGGATTTCGGCCCTGACTTCGGCGTTCGTAGACAGCATACCGGTGACGGCCATGATGGTCAAGATCGTGGTGGCTCTGTCGGAGAAGTCGACCCTAGGCCTTCCTCTGCAACCGCTGGTTTGGGCTTTGGCTTTCGGTCCTTGTTTGGGAG GCAACGGAACACTGGTTGGTGCTTCAGCCAACGTGATTTGCGCTGGAATAGCGGAACAGCACGGCTATCGGTTCAGTTTCATGGACTATTTTAA ACTTGGATTCCCCATCATGTTGGTTAGTGTGATAGTAACGACAGGATATCTTATCATGGCTCACGTAGTGTTCGCCTGGCATTGA
- the LOC5569869 gene encoding P protein isoform X4 produces MRLKSARKSFSRHKHKHGLEFPQPSEVTEASLELWRTLPTKIRQDPSMVSFQQVELEHARLHGDDHEDSFPDIQPMDDDEDGEEEEDEDDEDNGNEFITINVTNEQGVNKELEHIKEKKEIPKPHVHHLAGHYIGNITPPKHEDIDTGQNHLDEDHPFRKYSKIICLFITWMVIIAFLVVKDEKLVHAKQLSIPAGKTRPYILPKLPLSSKVKFSFEGTFLGEQYTNITEHYLTIYLQSLTSTLEGNDSELLNSDSVHNISDPWHVPIVHPYLFDSAPIIKKQHSFDISDNNFERIHAQSSAVRMMVKSNIKASFPISVKYDQSPVNRDIGVIYAAFVLIFLYALIIWEVVHRTFAAVIASTLAISILAALDDRPTMEDIVGWIDVETILLLFSMMILVAILAETGIFDFLAVYIYKITNGKIWNLIHCLCICTTLISSFLDNVTTVLLMAPITIRLCEVMDMNPVPVLMAITVHANIGGTMTPVGDPPNIIITSNQYILKHGVTFLTFTAHMMVGVIIVVIATNIHLRLKYKNINNLRMHEPKELKELRRNIKVWERAAGKIPPYSKDANIVRETLMKKVRLLRHELKKKMTKGSVPEDLYRTTLEELQKEHPIKNKGLLIKSGVVCAFIISLFFLESIPELRRMSSGWAALLGVMLLLIISDKNDMDAVLSRIEWPTLLFFAAMFTLMEAVERMGLIDWIGHATESIIQSVSEDLRLAVAIIIILWISALTSAFVDSIPVTAMMVKIVVALSEKSTLGLPLQPLVWALAFGPCLGGNGTLVGASANVICAGIAEQHGYRFSFMDYFKLGFPIMLVSVIVTTGYLIMAHVVFAWH; encoded by the exons GCGATGACCACGAGGATTCCTTTCCGGATATACAACCGATGGATGACGACGAGGACGGGGAGGAAGAGGAGGATGAGGACGATGAGGATAACGGAAACGAGTTCATCACCATCAATGTCACCAACGAGCAGGGTGTCAACAAGGAGCTGGAGCACATTAAGGAGAAGAA GGAAATTCCGAAGCCGCACGTGCATCACCTGGCGGGGCACTACATCGGCAACATTACTCCACCGAAGCACGAGGACATCGACACCGGACAAAACCACCTGGACGAGGATCATCCCTTCCGCAAGTACTCCAAGATCATCTGCCTGTTCATCACGTGGATGGTGATCATCGCTTTCCTGGTGGTCAAGGACGAAAAACTGGTCCACGCCAAGCAACTGTCGATTCCGGCCGGCAAAACTAGGCCCTATATCCTGCCCAAGTTACCACTCAGTTCCAAGGTTAAGTTCTCCTTCGAGGGAACGTTTCTCGGTGAGCAATACACCAACATTACGGAGCACTATTTGACCATTTACTTGCAATCGCTCACGTCGACTCTGGAGGGTAATGATAGTGAACTGCTGAATTCGGATTCTGTGCACAATATTAGCGATCCCTGGCACGTACCCATCGTTCATCCATATCTGTTTGACAGTGCGCCAATCATTAAGAAGCAGCACAGCTTCGATATCAGCGATAACAATTTCGAGCGGATTCATGCGCAGAGTAGCGCGGTCCGGATGATGGTTAAGAGCAATATAAAGGCTAGTTTCCCAATTAGTGTAAAGTATGATCAGAGTCCCGTCAATCGAGACATAGGAGTGATCTACGCTGcatttgtattgattttcttGTACGCTTTGATCATCTGGGAGGTGGTTCATCGGACGTTTGCGGCAGTGATCGCATCGACACTGgccatctcgatcctggcggcTCTGGATGATCGGCCCACGATGGAGGACATTGTCGGCTGGATCGACGTGGAGACGATCCTGTTGCTGTTTTCGATGATGATCTTGGTGGCCATCCTGGCAGAGACGGGCATTTTTGACTTTTTGGCTGTTTATATCTATAAG ATTACCAACGGTAAAATTTGGAACCTTATTCACTGTTTATGCATATGTACTACTCTGATCTCTTCTTTCCTGGACAATGTAACTACGGTGCTTCTGATGGCTCCAATAACTATAAG ATTATGCGAGGTCATGGACATGAATCCGGTACCGGTGCTGATGGCCATTACCGTCCACGCCAATATCGGAGGAACGATGACCCCGGTAGGCGATCCACCAAACATCATCATCACGTCGAACCAGTACATTTTGAAACAC GGTGTTACATTTTTGACCTTTACTGCTCACATGATGGTCGGCGTGATCATAGTCGTAATTGCAACAAACATCCATCTGCGACTGAAGTACAAGAACATCAATAACCTTCGAATGCACGAGCCTAAGGAACTGAAGGAGCTGAGACGCAACATCAAGGTTTGGGAACGGGCTGCTGGCAAGATTCCCCCGTATTCGAAGGATGCCAACATCGTGCGGGAAACGTTGATGAAGAAGGTTCGGCTGCTGCGGCATGAGCTGAAGAAGAAAATGACCAAAGGCAGCGTGCCGGAGGATCTGTACCGAACGACCTTGGAGGAACTGCAGAAGGAACACCCCATCAAGAACAAGGGACTGCTGATAAAGTCCGGAGTGGTGTGTGCCTTCATCATTTCGCTGTTCTTCCTCGAGTCCATTCCGGAACTTCGGCGAATGTCTTCTGGGTGGGCAGCGTTGCTGGGTGTGATGCTCTTGCTGATCATCTCCGATAA AAACGACATGGACGCCGTTCTGTCGCGTATCGAATGGCCAACACTGCTCTTCTTTGCTGCCATGTTCACACTGATGGAGGCCGTTGAACGGATGGGACTGATCGACTGGATCGGTCATGCTACGGAGTCAATTATCCAATCGGTATCGGAGGATTTAAGGCTGGCGGTGGCCATAATAATTATTCTGTGGATTTCGGCCCTGACTTCGGCGTTCGTAGACAGCATACCGGTGACGGCCATGATGGTCAAGATCGTGGTGGCTCTGTCGGAGAAGTCGACCCTAGGCCTTCCTCTGCAACCGCTGGTTTGGGCTTTGGCTTTCGGTCCTTGTTTGGGAG GCAACGGAACACTGGTTGGTGCTTCAGCCAACGTGATTTGCGCTGGAATAGCGGAACAGCACGGCTATCGGTTCAGTTTCATGGACTATTTTAA ACTTGGATTCCCCATCATGTTGGTTAGTGTGATAGTAACGACAGGATATCTTATCATGGCTCACGTAGTGTTCGCCTGGCATTGA